One Triticum dicoccoides isolate Atlit2015 ecotype Zavitan chromosome 3B, WEW_v2.0, whole genome shotgun sequence genomic window, tcttagtgtctagttcctttagagtttcgagttctgttcacattagtcacgccgccgctgcatcattatcccttccgctgtccaccatcccatccatcaatttTCACCATGTGTTACGCACTGTtcgttgtcataatcatagttgaggtcattcacatcttcgcctgatccaatctgcatcttatctagtttgtcttgaaaagagggagaaaaaaaagaaaaaaaagaaaaagaaaaaaaatgtgataaaaaaaagagagaagagaaaaaaaatcgaatctatctagactcaatctcgtagttgaattcggactggaatctgttttgtgcactgttcagtaaaaaaggcataacttcctcatacgaactcCGTTTTGGCACCACAAGTaatcaaattaaagctagcgactagacgcatctgaatagttgcaaaagctagttcaatatttggcgtctcaaaaacagcttctaaataggtctttttgccctccgaagttcgtgcatatagtttgttccagtttttcaggccagttttacaattctttgactcctcatatcaattcagaattgagtgattctttttgcattggaaagcttgagttagtagcaaacttttcaagaggaaagttggagagagagttgttatatatcctgcttggcagttgttattcatcattatctttactaccgttgtgatcttcacttatatcttgctgtccagagctacttatccttcattgatgctagttgtgctatgtcgtgacctcattagtgttctaggctcgcgtctctagtccggtctagcctaggaccagcacagtaccgtcgttgagcgtttatttaacattgcatctttgaattgattcttgctaatcttttgctaccatatatagccaacctagctccacatatttctacaccgtgtatacgtacgttcccctggcaatcgctttacacaatcttcggagttatttgacaccgctggttgcctgttaccacctgtcgcatggtaagaacttgtaagatattgatatttgctttactgtgagcacgttacaaccacatcctagtagttcataggaacattattctcgaattttgtttcttgtttctactaatcatgacaggtttctggagatagaagttcttggacgacggacacatcttcaccatcacgagagttgggacaacacacacaagcacatggtcaggttatctctttaccgtcatttgagggtagatttaatcctgctatttatctagcttgggagtttgaagtagaacaagtttttagtaaccatgacttttctgaacttgagcgagtacgagctgccactagagcatttactggctttgcttctgtttggtggagtgtgcgttgtaagaaaaacattgataaccaacccacaacttggaaagatttgaaacatgtaatgagacaacaatttttcccttcttactatcgtcgtgaattgcttcataaatttgaacaatttaaacaaggcaataacactgttcatgcttactaccaagagttcaaatcttatatgcatcattgtgacatagaagaatctgaggatgatacaatgaatagattttttggtggtttgaaccatgatattcagacaagatttaggtatattcctcgttgcattactggtatgtatgttcgtgcttgtacctttgagagacagttacaggaggatgcattgggtgactacaacaactattattccaattcatgctcactaccatcggttgattcctccactgttgcacctactagagcagccacacctcagagtgtgagtgcgacatcatctcaagtgtatggtacattgtcattgtccataccgacatcaactacgtctttgcgacaagataatagtaaaggtattgatgatataacttcacatgagaataatGCATcactaattaacttaaatacatcatgtgttgagttacctgttgatttgagcacgccacctattttagagaatcatattactatcatgaatgcatcatgtgatcaaacaactgaaataccaacaattttgggtgcacccattgaattaactattgatgcaaaagaaccaatgtttaatcattttgatatgacctctaatcttggtgatgattctgtgtccaatgacttactgcatgtttgcttatttaagaatgttgtagcatgtaaatttgatgcaagtaaggtttattcaccaatattgggatggtttaatgatgaatattgtcaatcttttgataggaataagagcttcacttatatgtgcaaactgagttgcaatattttcatgccttctacttatgataatattttgcctttatattttatgatatatgaaagttaatcatgtatacatgtgtcatatgtgcaaaaatcaagggaagtaaaaatggatgacatatacatatacaacatgtataccttgtctcttttgttagccacatttcagattaagcaacgccgaggacgactttgttttcaaaaagggaaggatgatgaggacatgactaccttggatatgaccaaaaatattgcatacatgcatatttgtcaggtgatttctagtgcaaactattcaataatctatttatgttatccagaacaaaaatacttcacacacttttgtgttttgtctaattgcaggtgtatgggatatttgtacaattcacatatgaaaatAAGGGAGAAAcagatgtttaagtgctgttcaaaaagttctctcacgtcacttttgggccaagagaagatagagtccaagtctctcacgttctggattcagattcggactgcacagacatacttgACTCAAAACgctaacaactttttcatacggactccgaattgggtgattctttttttgttgggttCTAGATTTCGTGCTCCTTctagcccaattggattcacctttaaattcgtccggagcgttgagatatcgacaAAACAATCAAAcactgtagcagaatccgagtcaaacaacaagtccaaaggtgcagcagaatccgagtcaaactagggtaaaaagtagatgtgTTTTGCTATTgtctgttgttcaatcggccatcacctcttatctatataagagacggatggacttcccgtacaagaaaaggacttgccttgcCGTTTAAATCATCAAAATCTAACCAAACTCGGACTTCTCATGACCTCCGGCTcggatgtccggctctaggcccggatgatccAGCCTAGCCCAGTTTTCTGACAGCAGCTCATTGTTTTGGCTCTAGAATCCACATATGAACTTGGATTTGGACGATTTTTATATTAGAACCAACCGTCTCGATGaggcgcacaactttcatgttgaacacttatCGATCTGAGGCCATCTTGAGGGTGTTTCGGGTCGTTTTTTAAAGTCTATAGCAGAAAAAGCTGTCCGGACGTCCGGACTTCTACCCAGATCGTCTGGCCTCCACCCAGATCATCAGGGACTagacccagatcatccggcttcatcATAAACCTTATGTTTGTTTTTGGTGCTTTGATTTCCCGGCTGATCCGGACCCCGACCCATATGATCCGGCCAAACATTGCTGCAATACGCGGTTTTGCCTGTAACTTTTGCGTACGACCTTAGATGGggacgagacgaagaactttgcagttgtaactttttccatcAGAGGTCATCTTAATTAGATTGCATGCCATTCTTTAGACTTATGTTAATACATGCATCTCTAAGATTGTCATAACTTTTTCATCCAAGCTCCGCTTTGGATCATCTCTATATCTATTTCGATCGGGTTGAAGAGAGTCATCCAATGGTGACATGAAATCATATATTTGACCTCATCTTGCTACAACCTCAAAtcactctttgcgatcatgccattttCGAGCGTCAACAGCCTCTATCAGAATGCCCATCAGATTTCTATGGGGATTCATGCTATTATGAATAATTTTGTTACCGCTTCTTGTCCAAACGTGTCCATGAAGAAAGGGGGTTGAAGTATGccatatttggtttttatcaaattaAATGTGATGCATCTTTTGATCAGGATCCTCTTAGGGCACAATTGGGATGGTCTTGCGGGACGATAAAGGCAAATTCATTGTTTGGGAATGTAAAGATTAACCGGTGTGCAAATGTTCTTATGGTTGAAGTTTTGGCTCTCAGATTCAATTTTTCTCTGGCACAAACAAGGGATGCAATCGCCTTGTTATTAACTCTACAATATGAAAATCATTGATAGTAAAGAATGAAGAACGTTCGACaggtattttttatttttgtaaaTTCGAGCATCATAATAAGTACCCACTCAGTtttaaaataagtgactcaactttgtacaaaTCTTATAGCGAGAGACTTCAAATGAAATTGTACGATTCCTCATGGTCATCAACGATGTAACTGTTATTTTGAATGAATAAATTCTGCACTTCTGTTTTTTTGAACGCACCGGTGCTGCAAGCATGAAGCCATAAAAATggctaatttttttaaataatacatttttttttattaattttcataaatattacgctggataatttttttttaaaaataatacaccatcggcccgctgcaggccgactgggcctagtcggcccacagcaggccgattggattccagtcggcctacagctggccgactggcccctgtcggcccactgtgggctgattgcgtcctgtcggcccactgtgggccgacgGGAGCTAATTGgcataaaaaatatatatttaaaaaaatgttaatcatgtaattaaaaaatgttaaacgtgtataaaaaatgttcctgatgtatacaaaaaatgtacaatatatatgcaaaaatgttgacataaaaatatgttttgaaaagtgttaagcatgtatttaaaaattgttaaatgtgtgtataaaaaatgttccttatttatacaaaaaatatagaatgtgtatgaaaaaaagttgataccaaaaaattatgtttgaaaaatatgtttgaaaagttgacatttttccaaatacatgactaaaaattgttaaatgtgtgtataaaaaatgttccttatctataaaaaaaatataaaatatgtatgaaaaaaagttgacaccaaaaaaatatgtttgaaaaaaaaGTTCCAGTTCCATACAAAAAGAGCAACCAATCATATTTTTTTCACAACCTTGATTTATTTTTTTTCACCAACTCACCAACATAATtttttggtgtcaactttttttcatacacattctatattttttgtataaacaggaacattttttatacacatatttaacaatttttaaatacatgattaacactttttaaaacatactttttatgtcaacatttttgcatatatattgtacatttttttatacatcagaaacatttttttatacacgtttaacattttttaattacatgattaacatttttttaagcATATATTTTTATGcctatttttttgcaaaaacaattagcccacagagggccaattagctccagtcagcccacagtgggccgacaggggccagtcggccagccgtaggccgactggaatccaatcggcctgctcTGGGCCGACTAGGCCtagtcggcctgcagcgggccgatggtgtattatttttttaaatacccagggtaatatttatgaaaattaataaaaaaatgtattatttaaaaaaaatagcaTAAAAATGGACAAAACAAAACCGCGTCTCCCGGCTTCCCCACCGTTCCGCGTGCACTGTCAGTCCCGCCTCGATCCGATCGGCGAAAGGAAAGGGAatgtcatcgtcgtcgtcggcggcggaACAGCATCGCCACCATGCCGTAGGCGGCCGCGAGCTAGTGCCGCTCGCGGCTCTCATAAAGGAGGAGTCCCGCACCGAGCGGCACGCCGTCACTCGCAGCAGGATCTGCGCGCGTGAGGATGGAGGAGTAGGAGGGGAAGTTGGGGAGGCGGAGACGCGGCGGCCACTGCTACGGTATGGGTGCGCCGCGCAGTCCAAGAAGGGGGAGGACTTCTTCCTACTCAGGACCGACTGCGCGCGCCCCTCTACTTCCTCGTCCTCTTCCACCACCTCGCATCCCCCCACCTTCGCGGTTTTCGCCGTAAGTCGCGTGCCCTTGTGCTTGCTGAAAGGTTGCTGTGCGGTCTCTAGATGCGGTGGTGGTTGTGCCGCGCGCGTGGTTTCGCTACCGTGTGCACTTGATCCGTAGCTGGGGTTTGAGCCCGGGAGTAGCTAAATAGTTAGGTAGTGAGCTTTGGTTCGCTGTTTGAAGCTACTGCAGGTGCATCGGCTGCTTGTATTTTGCCTTCTCCCATCTGAGGTCGGTGATTTGTAAATTGATGTGCTCAGCTATATATTCTGATTTGTTGTAGTCATTTGCAGCCTTGTTTTTGGTAGGACCTAGGGGTGGCAGTTTATGCTTGAAAATCATATGTAAGCCATAGCCGCATACACGTGTGCGCTATAAAGTAGAATGCTCTGGTTGAGGGTGGACTAGTCTATTCGATAATTGGATGTTCCATTGTCAGCAGGTTCTTGACGGGCATAACGGCGATGCCGCTGCAATATATACAAGGGACAATCTGCTCAACCATGTCCTGAGCGCGATGCCACAGGGTCTTTCACGGGAGGAGTGGTTGCATTCTCTGCCCCGTGCACTTGTCGCGGGATTCGTCAAGACCGACAAGGAATTCCAAACCAAAGGCATGGTTCTGTCACTTGTATTTGGCGTTTTGCTGCAGCACCATAAGTTACGATGAATGTTGATGAAATTTCCTTTTGCCGCCATGTACCAGGCCAAACTTCGGGCACAACTGCCACATTTGCGATAATCGATGGCTGGACTATCACTGTTGCTTCAGTTGGCGATTCTCGCTGTATTTTGGATGCTCAGGGTGGGGCTGTTTCTTTGCTTACAGTTGATCACCGACTAGAAGAAAATGTCGAGGAGTGAGTACCAGCTGCTTACCAAGAATGTGCATTACTATGTTGTTTTATTTGGAGGGTTTTGCTAGTCAGCAAACATTCCCCCCCTGCAAAGAAATATAAACTGGTAAAAATGGAGTAGCATGATGGGTGTTTTCCTTTCTTGTATGTATTCTGTATTGGATGACTATTTTTTGTTGGTGCCTCTTTGATTCCTTGACACTTTATTGTGTCCTGCGGGATTCAAAATGTTTCATGTGAAAGTCCAGCAAATTCTCGTTGAACCTTTGAATGTTCATGACACCTCTTCGATTCTCACGGAGTAGGGATAACATAGAAAAATGTGGAGATACTATCAATAGATTAGCATTTACTCGACTGGTTATCTGAGTGCAGTGATGGAAGGGGTGGGGAGTGAAAAAGTTCATTAATTGCAATCTTGGTTTCAATGTTAGCCCTGCATTGTGAAATTTCAAGTAATATCATTGCCTTGTATTCTTTTTTTTGTTAATGCCCAAGCACTAATACGTACAAGTAATTGTTCATCTTCACTTCACCTAACCATCGAATAAAATGGTGGCAGGAGGGAGCGTGTCACAGCGAGTGGAGGTGAAGTTGGAAGGCTTAGTGTGGTTGGTGGAGCAGAGGTTTGCTCTCAGTTACTACCTCTTTCTGTTAATGAAGGGCATTTAATATGTTTGCTTTTGGTGCTGTTTAAGATAGATCTGTATCCTATACGTATTGGTTAACTTTGGAATGATGAGCAAACATGCTAAGAATTTGTGTTGGCTCGTCTTTAGATTGGTCCACTGCGATGCTGGCCAGGAGGTTTGTGCCTATCCAGATCCATTGGAGACATAGATGTTGGTGAATTTATCGTACCTGTTCCTTATGTCAAGCAAGTGAAGGTACTTCTATGACATGTCATGAATTGCTCCAACTTCTCCTCTTCAGAATATTATAATTCTTTATATATAAACCCATAACTTGCTGTAAAAATGCCATGCCTATACTTATCTGCCATTGCTAGCCGGGAATGCTTTCTGCTTGATGTGTTGTTCATTTTCCATAGTTGTCAAATACTGGTGGGAGGCTTATTATTGCTTCAGACGGCATTTGGGATGCATTGTCTTCAGATGCAGCTGCAAAGTGTTGCAGAGGGTTGCCTGCTGAACTCGCTGCCAAGCAAGTAGTTAAGGTAAAACATTTAGCGTGACTTCATAGTTTGCAAGGTGTTGTGTTACCATTGGTGATGCTTCTAATGGTCACAAATTATTTTTCTTTAATAACCAGACATGCTCTTCTGATCAATTAAATGTGTGAAATAATTCTTTAGGAGGCACTCAAGACAAGGGGCCTAAAAGATGACACGACATGTGTCGTTGTTGACATAATCCCACCTGATCAAACGATACGCCCTCTATCTCCACCGAAAAAGATGAATAAGTTGAAGTCCCTGATTTTTAGGAAAAAAGCAAAGGACCAGCCCAATAAATTGACTAAGCAGCTTTCTTCAGTCGGTATGGTTGAAGAGATATTTGAAGAAGGTTCAGCGATACTATCAGAGAGGTTAGTTGTACTCTTGCTCATATTTGTTTCACTGTCTTTAATATGAAGTTGATATGTGTATTTTCAGTACTTCCGTGCTGAAGGCTGTAAGTAATGAGATTTGTTGTGAACCATGAAAAAAACACACAAATGTCCTAAACACAAATCTAGCATGGTAACCACCAACCAGCCACATTGTATTCCCATGGCCAAATTTTACTGGCTGGATCACTGGCCACTCCAATTTCTTTTCCTGAGTAAACGTAAAGCTTGCGCCTCGATGCATATGTGGTTTGGGGGTGTGACTGTTCACATTGTGCATCATGAAGCCTCTTTAGAGCCTGTGCAATATCTTTGTCAGATGTAATCAGACTTCAACACCGGACTAAAATTGAATTCATATTTTTTCCCCATTGAGAGTTGAAAATTTAGGTTCCAGTATTGACCAACCGAATTAGTCCTCGCTTCGACAACCCCGTAAACATGTTCACCTTTATGAAGTTACGCTTGTCAAATACAGTGCACCAATAAAACCAGTGAAATTAGACCTACTCGGGCTGAGCCAGAATACTGCCATTCAAGTGGGCCTTTAATATAGGTAATTTTGTTTTTTAGCCTCTGTTAACCGAAAAAACTGAATAAACCTGTACGCAGGGATAATCCATTGATTCGTATGCTAAATCTGAATGCCCCAACTGCCCAAGACCTGCTTTCCCAATCCCACATCAGCCTTTACTTCCCGCATAGCCGAACAGCAGCATACCCGatctttctactccctccgttcctaaatatttgtctttctagatatttcaaatggtcaccacatacggatgtatgtagacatattttagagtgtagattcactcattttcctcCGTATATAGTCACCAtctgaaacctctaaaaagacaaatatttaggaacggagggagtagtacttaaaCGTGCTGGTGCCTGCATGTGTAATGTTAGTTACACGCTAGCAGTAGGAGCGTTGTTTCCTGCCCTTCGCCTGCTGCTGCAGTGCTCCGCAGGAACCTGCTTGTTTGTTGGCTGTTGCACTACTTTTTGTAAGACTGAAGTGTTGAAGTCTGTTTGTCAACGTCGGGGAGCTTTATGTTTATGCTCATGGATGGATAAACTATGTCACGCTGAACATTACTGTTTGTGGTGTTACGCTGTCATAATTTTGTTAAATCTCTGTCAAAATGGTTGAATTTGCCTCCTGTGCATGTACATCCAAATTGGTGTTAATCGAAAACCAAACAAAACTGACAGTTAACTGAATTCTTAGTTTCCAGAATTTGAATGTAAATTCCGGTTTCCCCTTTTCACGAACCGAACTTGGTAAAAAACTGTTTTTGGGTTTAAACTGAAGGCCCACATGTAAACAAGCTTGCTATTTCTTTCCAGTGTTCagattgtgtttttgtttttgccaTATGTGGTTAAATCTATTGAATGTTGGAAGTTTGTCCTGAACAATTCGATTATGCCTGAACTTGCTTTACATAGTAAAATCATGATTTTACTACCCAAAGGACCATTCTGGTTATTAACCTGCTAGTAGCCCTATTTTTAATTAGCAAATTACCCATCAAATTACTGTAATCATATGTTCTCTTTACTACTTAAAAAAGACATAGCATTCAGTATTTCACTCCTCCTGCGTTTCACTCGATGGCTTTTACTTCTCTCCCTTCGTCCGCCCCCCTCTACAGAGGTTTTAATTCCCTATCCCACCCTGTTTTCTGTTTGAAAACTGCCCCACCACCCATGAAAACCGCCCATAGCAGACCTGGCAAGAAATATTTGCCCTAGACGCACGATTGCCCCCATGCTCCATCGTTACCTGGCTGCGGCAGGGAGACGGACCTCGCCCTCGTCGCTTGTCCGCCATGCCTTGGTCTTCGCCGGTGGTGCACCACGAACCTTCTCATCAGCGATTGGATTAGCACCTACAGACCGATGTGCCGTATCAGTCACATCGCTGGCAGGTCGAGCACCGTGGTGGAGTGGAGCACGGTGAGCCCAGCAACGCTAGGAATGCTGTGGTGTTGCAGTAGAAGAAGGCATATCAGCGGTGTAGGATCACCTGACGAAGGTGGCGCTGATGACCAGTGTAGCCAGCAGTACCAGGTCCTTGCGCAAACTTCCCCATGAACATGTACTCTTCCGACGTCATTTCTGTGGGCTCAGTTCCTCAGAGCATACACATCACGTACGTACATGCTAGAAATTTTATTTACCGGCTTCAGCTCTTGATAGAATACACAGCAGGTATGTACGTGCTAAGAATTTTGGTGGGTAATCAATCTTAGCATTTGTTAGGAGATTATAAATGACACAATAACTGATTTTTATCTATCCCGAGAACAATTGAATTGGCATCGCTCAACTGCAAGTGCAAGTAGGCTCACACAACTTGTAATTAAATGCAAGTCACTCCTGACCTATTTGAACCAGAAAATGTCATGAACATAAAAACAGTAGTAACTTGACAGTATAATAAGATAAACTATTGTTACAATTTCTGTTGTAAC contains:
- the LOC119275992 gene encoding probable protein phosphatase 2C 3 isoform X4 translates to MSSSSSAAEQHRHHAVGGRELVPLAALIKEESRTERHAVTRSRICAREDGGVGGEVGEAETRRPLLRYGCAAQSKKGEDFFLLRTDCARPSTSSSSSTTSHPPTFAVFAVLDGHNGDAAAIYTRDNLLNHVLSAMPQGLSREEWLHSLPRALVAGFVKTDKEFQTKGQTSGTTATFAIIDGWTITVASVGDSRCILDAQGGAVSLLTVDHRLEENVEERERVTASGGEVGRLSVVGGAEIGPLRCWPGGLCLSRSIGDIDVGEFIVPVPYVKQVKLSNTGGRLIIASDGIWDALSSDAAAKCCRGLPAELAAKQVVKEALKTRGLKDDTTCVVVDIIPPDQTIRPLSPPKKMNKLKSLIFRKKAKDQPNKLTKQLSSVGMVEEIFEEGSAILSERIVLAVEGEPQPTYRASTCPTT
- the LOC119275992 gene encoding probable protein phosphatase 2C 3 isoform X2 — its product is MSSSSSAAEQHRHHAVGGRELVPLAALIKEESRTERHAVTRSRICAREDGGVGGEVGEAETRRPLLRYGCAAQSKKGEDFFLLRTDCARPSTSSSSSTTSHPPTFAVFAVLDGHNGDAAAIYTRDNLLNHVLSAMPQGLSREEWLHSLPRALVAGFVKTDKEFQTKGQTSGTTATFAIIDGWTITVASVGDSRCILDAQGGAVSLLTVDHRLEENVEERERVTASGGEVGRLSVVGGAEIGPLRCWPGGLCLSRSIGDIDVGEFIVPVPYVKQVKLSNTGGRLIIASDGIWDALSSDAAAKCCRGLPAELAAKQVVKEALKTRGLKDDTTCVVVDIIPPDQTIRPLSPPKKMNKLKSLIFRKKAKDQPNKLTKQLSSVGMVEEIFEEGSAILSERLGNDSGSRRTSSSLFTCAICQADLEPSEGTSVHVGSVFSSSSKPWEGPFLCSDCRDKKDAMEGKRPSGVKVL
- the LOC119275992 gene encoding probable protein phosphatase 2C 3 isoform X3 encodes the protein MSSSSSAAEQHRHHAVGGRELVPLAALIKEESRTERHAVTRSRICAREDGGVGGEVGEAETRRPLLRYGCAAQSKKGEDFFLLRTDCARPSTSSSSSTTSHPPTFAVFAVLDGHNGDAAAIYTRDNLLNHVLSAMPQGLSREEWLHSLPRALVAGFVKTDKEFQTKGQTSGTTATFAIIDGWTITVASVGDSRCILDAQGGAVSLLTVDHRLEENVEERERVTASGGEVGRLSVVGGAEIGPLRCWPGGLCLSRSIGDIDVGEFIVPVPYVKQVKLSNTGGRLIIASDGIWDALSSDAAAKCCRGLPAELAAKQVVKEALKTRGLKDDTTCVVVDIIPPDQTIRPLSPPKKMNKLKSLIFRKKAKDQPNKLTKQLSSVGMVEEIFEEGSAILSERNLWLMWMEMDRVGKWRLMAGHWRWPVVGRWQ
- the LOC119275992 gene encoding probable protein phosphatase 2C 3 isoform X1; its protein translation is MSSSSSAAEQHRHHAVGGRELVPLAALIKEESRTERHAVTRSRICAREDGGVGGEVGEAETRRPLLRYGCAAQSKKGEDFFLLRTDCARPSTSSSSSTTSHPPTFAVFAVLDGHNGDAAAIYTRDNLLNHVLSAMPQGLSREEWLHSLPRALVAGFVKTDKEFQTKGQTSGTTATFAIIDGWTITVASVGDSRCILDAQGGAVSLLTVDHRLEENVEERERVTASGGEVGRLSVVGGAEIGPLRCWPGGLCLSRSIGDIDVGEFIVPVPYVKQVKLSNTGGRLIIASDGIWDALSSDAAAKCCRGLPAELAAKQVVKEALKTRGLKDDTTCVVVDIIPPDQTIRPLSPPKKMNKLKSLIFRKKAKDQPNKLTKQLSSVGMVEEIFEEGSAILSERIKEYFYKPRVKMWSSHKCVRSCAWSTYICACMPSIIEPSISSIMHAVQGGSTTGQTILFWFNVSRGVTCWSKGLGAPPHDGPTRHLVNRSKHAVSGLCTVRRLWHSEPTRTIRRSLINT